In Fibrobacter sp. UWR3, one DNA window encodes the following:
- a CDS encoding glycosyl hydrolase family 8, with protein sequence MKNLSVLSVALLCASMATAAENSIYTGTFFDDSGAYFGPDCEKDGTQSTGAYYTGDYTSPFKTFLGKTDEDIQNKLDELWNHYFGGQNDKTVYYEDNDGGYIVDINNNDIRSEGMSYGMMIAVQTNHKEQFGKLWNWAKKHMWSNPATGGSGYFAWQANRDGSVRDWGNAPDGEIYFMMALLFAANRWDDAQYMKDAQSILKACWKGNGQSLYSEQSFIATFQPSDGNNTWGDASYSLPAFVDLFSRWSDTNTDKWKKATKATRDHIYNSANPQSGLCSDYSNFDGTPHYAFSDNSTKYAFDAIRCPMNYGMDSYLFGVDMERQTKIAKVITDFFEKDGYRHGHFNWDGTNGYGDFTIGQAGANAVATYALLEEEGYKDLVKKVLQKAWDSKPIVGSQRYYDGLVHYLAMLHLTGNFKIWKKKPEIEKKTAEGEYNGVSYENDTTFHAFESCKLYEVAVTAKKVAPGPDAISNALNFNTDIKIRAHANSIFIENAPAGSRFTVSDLNGRVLVKSRTQSAMHEVRIENRGALLVIVGNRAYKVVK encoded by the coding sequence ATGAAAAACCTGTCCGTATTATCGGTCGCCTTGCTGTGCGCTTCCATGGCCACCGCGGCGGAAAATTCAATCTACACCGGCACATTCTTCGACGATAGCGGAGCCTACTTTGGCCCCGACTGCGAAAAGGATGGCACGCAATCTACGGGCGCCTACTACACGGGCGATTACACGAGCCCGTTCAAGACGTTCCTCGGCAAGACTGACGAAGACATACAGAATAAGCTTGACGAACTCTGGAATCACTATTTTGGCGGGCAGAATGACAAGACCGTGTATTACGAAGACAACGACGGCGGCTACATTGTCGATATAAACAACAACGACATCCGCTCCGAGGGCATGAGCTACGGCATGATGATTGCCGTGCAGACCAACCACAAGGAACAGTTCGGCAAACTCTGGAACTGGGCCAAGAAACACATGTGGAGCAATCCTGCCACGGGCGGAAGCGGCTATTTCGCGTGGCAGGCAAACCGCGACGGTTCCGTGCGCGATTGGGGCAACGCTCCCGACGGCGAAATCTACTTCATGATGGCGCTTTTGTTTGCGGCCAACCGCTGGGACGACGCTCAATACATGAAGGACGCACAGAGCATCTTGAAGGCCTGCTGGAAAGGCAACGGCCAATCCCTGTACAGCGAACAGTCCTTCATTGCTACGTTCCAGCCGAGCGACGGCAACAACACCTGGGGCGACGCCTCTTACAGTTTGCCCGCATTCGTGGACCTGTTCAGCCGCTGGTCCGACACCAACACCGACAAGTGGAAAAAGGCGACGAAGGCCACCCGCGACCACATCTACAATTCCGCAAACCCGCAGTCGGGCCTGTGCAGCGACTACAGCAACTTCGACGGGACTCCGCACTACGCCTTTAGCGACAATTCTACGAAATACGCGTTTGATGCCATCCGTTGCCCCATGAACTACGGCATGGACAGCTACCTGTTCGGCGTGGATATGGAACGCCAGACGAAAATCGCGAAGGTGATTACCGACTTCTTCGAAAAGGACGGGTACAGGCACGGGCATTTCAACTGGGACGGCACCAACGGATACGGCGATTTCACCATCGGCCAGGCGGGTGCGAATGCGGTTGCTACCTATGCCCTGCTTGAAGAAGAGGGCTACAAGGATTTGGTGAAGAAGGTGCTGCAGAAGGCCTGGGATTCCAAGCCCATCGTCGGTAGCCAGCGTTACTACGACGGCCTGGTGCATTACCTCGCCATGCTCCATCTCACCGGCAACTTCAAGATTTGGAAGAAGAAGCCCGAGATCGAGAAAAAGACGGCAGAGGGTGAATACAACGGCGTGAGTTATGAAAACGACACCACGTTTCACGCTTTTGAATCGTGCAAGCTCTACGAGGTGGCGGTGACTGCGAAGAAGGTTGCTCCGGGTCCGGACGCAATTTCAAATGCACTTAACTTTAATACTGACATAAAGATACGTGCACATGCAAATTCCATCTTTATCGAGAATGCGCCTGCCGGTTCCAGGTTCACGGTTTCCGACCTCAACGGTCGCGTGCTTGTGAAATCAAGAACGCAGTCCGCGATGCACGAAGTGCGTATCGAAAACAGGGGAGCGCTGCTCGTGATTGTCGGTAACAGGGCGTACAAAGTCGTGAAATAA